From the Lathyrus oleraceus cultivar Zhongwan6 chromosome 4, CAAS_Psat_ZW6_1.0, whole genome shotgun sequence genome, one window contains:
- the LOC127136747 gene encoding uncharacterized protein LOC127136747, producing MDRNILDAASGGALVDKTPAADKALIENISLNSQQFTTRNNYVQAKGVNEIQVSSNKALETRIDELTSLVKQLAVGKTQAENLCGICTSLEHPTDTCPILHDELITELPQAYAVNLYNQGNNQNRYNNIPDLSTNKYHPNWRNHPKLRYGNQQPTQPTATPQATISTPSRPSLEDLVKQLAVNNLQFQQRTESSIQTLQTQIGQLTTSMNDMQSQGSNQLPAQAVVNPKETEKNKEKEYVPPVPFPHRVRKNKRIEEGDKEREILDVFRKVAVNIPLLDVIKQVPKYAKFLKDLCTNKRRMKGGERVNLGRNISAFIHLKPHSEKVTGEQNVSAISQHTGLIVQLENRSNARPAGIVEDVLVQGDMFPTGEVVVNEVVYAADALDIPAAPKSPSIEQPPFLELKQLPDNLKYAYLESDEKFPVIISSNLDSDQENKLLQENKLPVIIYSNLPCIHIAPEDQEKTTFTCPFGKFSYRRMPFGLCNAPGTFQRCMISIFSEFIENCMEVFMDAFTVYGSSFDACLKSLNMVLERCIETDLVLNYEKCHFMVEQGIVLGHIISEKGIAVDPAKIDVISTLPYPSCVREIRSFLGHAGFYKRFIKEFSKIALPLSNLLKNDVTFNFDDKCKQAFDFLKKALTSAPIIQPPDWTLPFKIMCSKVVVFTDHAALKYLLKKPEAKPRLIQWMLLLQEFNVEIKDKSGAKNLVADHLSRIKRDEDPFPIQDDFPDEKLLLVHSITPWFADIVNYLVAGVFPTVGGHFGPERTARKFLDSGFYWPTIFKDAYEVYCTYKECQIAGTNVTRKSEMPQQPCFSVRKDWSRRLEDALWAQRTAFKTPIGMSPYQLIFGKACHLPVEIEHRAYWAVKSCNLEMQQASIEGKIQLQQLEELRLEAYESSRIYKEKTKHFHDKMISRKEFFVGQQVLLFNSCLKLIAGKLRSKWIGPFIVTNVFPHGVVEIKSAALTVCTKTIITGALGIRMMCSNNRQKAKRKSYNFRVGVKVSFGALIFQNFV from the exons ATGGATAGGAATATTCTTGATGCTGCTAGCGGTGGAGCACTCGTCGATAAAACTCCAGCCGCCGACAAAGCTTTGATCGAAAATATATCCCTCAACTCCCAACAATTTACAACCAGAAACAATTATGTCCAAGCAAAGGGTGTGAACGAAATTCAGGTTTCCTCCAACAAAGCTTTAGAAACCAGAATTGACGAGCTCACCTCTTTAGTGAAACAGTTGGCAGTAGGTAAGACTCAAGCGGAAAACCtgtgtggtatttgtacttctctTGAGCATCCAACCGATACTTGTCCTATTTTGCATGATGAATTGATCACTGAGTTGCCTCAAGCTTATGCAGTAAACCTTTACAATCAAGGCAACAATCAGAACAGGTACAACAACATTCCTGACCTGTCCACCAATAAATACCAccccaattggaggaaccatcccaaACTTCGATATGGAAACCAGCAGCCAACCCAACCAACAGCTACCCCCCAAGCCACCATTTCTACACCCTCTAGACCTTCATTAGAGGACCTGGTCAAACAACTAGCTGTTAATAATCTTCAGTTTCAACAAAGAACAGAATCTAGTATTCAAACCTTGCAGACACAGATTGGACAGCTTACCACCTCAATGAATGACATGCAATcccaaggatcaaaccaacttcCTGCCCAAGCAGTTGTGAATCCAAAAG AAACTGAAAAGAATAAAGAAAAAGAATATGTACCACCAGTCCCCTTTCCACATAGAGTTcggaaaaataaaagaattgaggaAGGAGACAAAGAGAGGGAGATCTTGGATGTTTTTAGAAAAGTTGCGGTAAACATTCCGCTTCTTGATGTCATTAAGCAGGTtcctaagtatgcaaagtttctgaaagattTGTGTACAAACAAGAGGCGGATGAAAGGTGGTGAGAGAGTCAACTTGGGAAGAAATATTTCTGCTTTTATTCATCTCAAGCCCCATTCTGAAAAAGTTACAGGCGAGCAAAATGTTTCAGCCATCTCTCAG catacagGTTTAATCGTTCAGTTGGAGAACAGGAGCAATGCCCGCCCTGCTGGTATAGTGGAAGATGTCCTTGTTCAA GGTGACATGTTTCCTACAGGTGAAGTTGttgtaaatgaagttgtttatgcAGCTGATGCTCTCgacatcccggctgccccaaaATCCCCATCCATCGAGCAACCCCCATTCTTAGAGCTGAAACAACTCCCGGATAATCTGAAATACGCTTATTTGGAGAGTGATGAAAAATTCCCTGTTAttatttcttctaaccttgattcCGATCAGGAAAATAAACTTTTGCAGGAAAATAAACTCCCTGTTATTATTTATTCTAACCTTCCATGT ATTCATATTGCACCTGAAGATCAAGAAAAGACCACTTTCACGTGCCCATTCGGTAAATTTTCTTACAGGaggatgccttttggtctttgcAATGCTCCTGGCACTTTCCAGCGATGCATGATTAGTATTTTCTCTGAGTTTattgaaaattgcatggaagtgtttatggatgcCTTTACTGTTTATGGTTCGTCTTTTGATGCATGCTTGAAAAGTTTGAATATGGTTTTAGAGAGATGCATCGAGACTGACCttgttttaaattatgaaaaatgtcattttatggttGAGCAGGGAATTGTTCTTGGTCACATAATTTCTGAAAAAGGAATTGCTGTTGACCCTGCTAAGATTGACGTAATTTCTACATTGCCTTACCCTTCTTGCGTTCGCGAGATTcgttcttttcttggtcatgcaggtttttacaAGCGTTTCATTAAGGAGTTCAGCAAGATAGCTCTTCCACTatcaaacttgttgaagaatgacGTCACTTTCAATTTCGATGACAAATGCAAACAAGCGtttgacttcttgaagaaagcattgaCCTCCGCTCCCATCATCCAGCCTCCCGACTGGACCCTCCCTTTTAAGATTATGT gttccaaggttgttgtttttactgACCATGCAGCTTTAAAGTACTTGTTGAAGAAGCCGGAAGCAAAACCGAGATTGATTCAGTGGATGTTATTGCTCCAAGAGTTTAATGTAGAGATTAAAGACAAAAGTGGAGCTAAGAACTTAGTGGCTGATCACTTGAGCAGAATAAAGAGAGATGAAGATCCTTTTCCCATCCaggatgactttcctgatgagaAGCTTTTACTTGTGCATAGTATTACTCCTTGGTTTGCTGATATTGTTAATTATCTTGTTGCTGGTGTTTTTCCTACAG TCGGCGGACATTTTGGTCCTGAAAGGACTGCAAGAAAATTCCTAGACTCGGGtttttattggcccactatttttaAAGATGCCTATGAGGTTTACTGCACCTATAAAGAGTGCCAGATAGCAGGTACTAATGTCACTCGTAAGAGTGAAATGCCTCAACAACCATGCTTTTCtgtgag GAAGGACTGGAGCCGCCGTCTAGAAGATGCACTTTGGGCTCAAAGAACAGCTTTCAAGACACCCATTGGGATGTCTCCTTATCAACTTAtttttggtaaggcatgtcaCCTTCCTGTAGAGATAGAACACCGTGCCTATTGGGCGGTGAaaagttgtaatttggagatgcaacaagcaAGTATTGAAGGAAAAATCCAATTACAACAGCTTGAAGAGCTTAGGCTAGAGGCTTATGAAAGCTCTaggatttataaagagaaaactaagcacttccatgataaGATGATTTCTAGGAAGGAATTCTTTGTGGGCCAACAGGTTTTACTGTTTAATTCCTGCCTTAAGCTTATTGCTGGGAAACTTCGATCCAAATGGATTGGCCCTTTTATCGTTACTAACGTTTTCCCTCATGGTGTAGTAGAAATTAAAAGTGCAG ctttAACAGTTTGCACTAAAACGATCATAACAGGAGCTCTGGGAATCCGAATGATGTGTTCTAATAATCGCCagaaagctaagagaaagagctacaactttcgtgttggagTCAAAGTCAGCTTCGGAGCGCTTATTTTCCAGAATTTCGTTTGA